Proteins co-encoded in one Octopus bimaculoides isolate UCB-OBI-ISO-001 chromosome 9, ASM119413v2, whole genome shotgun sequence genomic window:
- the LOC106869646 gene encoding zinc finger protein 239 isoform X1: MAEVNHLDTSKTNVFSNRKSVAKTCSGEKRSRKSLHCEICGKNFSENSKLTIHIRSHTGEKPYRCEICGKSFITNGHLTTHKTIHTGEKLHHCETCGKSCTQYSNLVTHKTIHTGEKPFLCEICGKSFSVKSSLIVHKRIHTGEKPYNCEICGKYFVYNSNLTKHKRIHTGENPFHCDICGKSFIENSKLTVHKRCHTGEKPYPCEICGKSFVSNSDLKTHKRIHTGEKPFQCELCDKSFTQNSSLIVHKRSHTGEKPFHCDICGKSFISKSLLKRHIRIHTGAKSFNSDT; the protein is encoded by the coding sequence ATGGCAGAAGTTAATCACTTGGACACTTCCAAAACGAATGTTTTCAGCAATAGAAAATCAGTTGCAAAGACGTGCAGCGGTGAAAAACGTTCACGTAAAAGtcttcactgtgaaatatgtgggaaaaacTTCAGTGAGAATTCTAAGCTTACAATCCACatacgtagtcacactggagaaaaaccgtaTCGATGTGagatatgtggaaaatcatttatCACTAATGGTCATTTaacaacacacaaaacaatacatactggagaaaaactaCACCATTGTGAAACTTGTGGGAAATCCTGTACTCAGTATTCGAACCTTGTAACCCACAAAACAATACACACTGGGGAGAAACCTTTcctttgtgaaatatgtgggaaatctttctctGTAAAGTCTAGTCTTATAGTTCATAAAAGgatacatactggagaaaagccttaTAACTGTGAAATATGCgggaaatattttgtgtataacagtaatttaacgaaacataaaagaatacacacaggagaaaatccatttcactgtgatatatgCGGTAAGTCTTTCATAGAAAACTCTAAACTTACCGTTCATAAACGttgtcacactggagaaaaaccctatccctgtgaaatatgtggaaaatcttttgtctctaacagtgatttaaaaacacacaaaagaatacatactggagagaaacccttCCAATGTGAGCTATGTGATAAATCTTTTACTCAGAATTCTAGTCTTATAGTTCACAAACGtagtcatactggagaaaaacctttccaCTGTGACATATGTGGGAAATCGTTTATCAGTAAGAGTTTATTAAAAAGACACATACGGATACACACTGGAGCTAAGTCTTTTAACAGTGACACGTGA
- the LOC128248700 gene encoding zinc finger protein 724-like, protein MRGKKMMENKICEKQVKCKKISEGIGFHDEMLKETSKAFYHCDICKKSFSQKAHITRHKRIHTGEKPYHCDICDKSFSQRYRLTGHKRIHTGEKPYHCEICDKSFSQSSGLTKHTRIHTGEKLHECSICGKSFSQSHGLTTHIRIHTGEKPYQCDICGKSFSQTSELTTHKHIHTGDKPFCDICGKSFYDGSVLITHRRIHTGEKPYLCDICGRSFSQRSHLTKHKRVHTGEKPFHCDICDKSFTGRSNLTTHNRIHTGEKPYCCNSCGKSFSQTGTLTRHKCLLSGEKAS, encoded by the coding sequence ATGAGAGGtaaaaaaatgatggaaaataaaatatgtgagaaacaggttaaatgtaaaaaaatatctgAAGGTATTGGTTTTCATGATGAGATGCTGAAAGAGACATCAAAAGCATtttaccactgtgatatctgtaaaaagtcatTTTCTCAAAAAGCTCACATAACtaggcacaaacgtattcatacaggggaaaagccatatcactgtgatatctgtgataaatcattctctcaaagataTAGGCTAACTGgccacaaacgcattcatacaggagagaaaccatatcactgtgaaatctgtgataaatcattctctcaaagtagtggTTTAActaaacacacacgtattcatacaggagaaaaactaCATGAATGTagtatctgtggcaaatcattctctcaaagccATGGGTTAActacacatatacgcattcatactggagaaaagccatatcagtgtgatatttgtggtaaatcattctctcaaacaaGTGAATTAActactcataaacacatacatacaggagacAAGCCattttgtgatatctgtggtaaatcattctatgATGGAAGTGTTTTAAttacacacagacgcattcatacaggagagaagccatatctctgtgatatttgtggtagatCATTCTCTCAACGCAGTCACTTGACGAAACACAAAcgcgttcatacaggagagaagccatttcactgtgatatctgtgataaatcgtTCACTGGAAGAAgtaacttaactactcacaatcgcattcatactggagaaaagccctATTGTTGTAATagctgtggtaaatcattttctcagacAGGTACTTTAACGAGACACAAATGCTTACTTTCAGGAGAAAAAGCCTCATAA